From Candidatus Tectomicrobia bacterium:
CAGATCCAGGAGCGTCTCGCGAAGGAGCTCGGCCTGGACGCCGGGCAGCGGGCGAAGGTCGAGACCATCTACCAGGGGCAGCGGCAGGAGTTCATGAAGCTGCGCGCCGAGAACCTGACCGAGCGCGCGAGAGAGACCCGCATCCAGGAGCTCCGCCAGGCCGTCCAGGCCAAGGTCGCGGCCCTGCTCACCCCGGCCCAGCGCGAGCGGTATGAGCAGCTCTTCGGCGGGGGGAGCTCCCGGAGCCGGGTGTGGGTGCGGGGGCAGAACGGACACCCCGAGGCGCTCGTCCTCCGGATCGGGAGCACCGACGGCAGCCACACCGAGATCCTCTCGGGAAGCCTCCAAGAGGGCCAGGAGGTCATCGTGGGCAAGGCTTCCTCCGGCCCCTCCGGGGCTCCGGGCGGGGGCCGCGGGCTGCGGCTGGGGTTCTAGGCATGGCCTCCCTCGTCGAGACGCTCCACCTGGCCAAGGACTACTTGCTCGGGGACCACACGATCCACGCGCTCAGGGACGTCTCCATCCGCTTCGAGACGGGCGAGTTCGCCGCCGTGATGGGCCCCTCGGGCTCGGGTAAGTCCACCTTCATGAATCTCCTGGGCTGCCTGGACGCCCCCACGGCGGGCCACTACCTCCTGGACGGGCGGGACGTCTCCGGCCTGAGCGCGGACGACCTCGCGAGCGTGCGGAACGTGAAGCTCGGCTTCGTGTTCCAGAGCTTCAACCTCCTCCCCCGCACGAGCGCGCTCGAGAACGTGGCGCTTCCCCTCATCTACGCCGGGGCGGGCCGCAAGGAGCGGCTCCGGAAGGCCTGGGAGAAGCTCGAGGCGGTCAACCTGGCGGACCGGGCCGGCCATCATCCTTCCCAGCTCTCGGGCGGGCAGCAGCAGCGCGTGGCCATCGCACGGGCCCTGGTGAACGACCCCGTGCTCCTCCTGGCGGACGAGCCGACCGGGAACCTCGACTCGCGCACGAGCGTGGAGATCATGGCGCTCTTCCAGGAGCTGAACGCGCTCGGGCTGACCATCGTGGTGGTGACGCACGAGCCCGACATCGCGCAGTTCGCGAAGCGCGTCGTCACCTTCCGGGACGGGCGCGTCCTCCGCGACGAGGCCGTGGCGGAGCCCCGGCGGGCGGCCGAATTGCTGGCCGGCATGCCGGCCGAGGAGGTGGAGGCGTGAACCTCGCGGCCACCCTGCCCATCGCCTTCCGCGCGCTACTGGTGAACAAGCTGCGCAGCATCCTCACCATGCTCGGCGTCATCATCGGGGTCGGCGCGGTCATCGCCATGGTCTCGGTGGGCGCGGGGGCGCAGGCGCGCGTGAGCGAGCAGATCCAGAGCCTGGGCTCCAACCTCATCGTCATCCTCTCGGGCTCGCGGACCTCGGGAGGGGTGCGGCTCGGGGCGGGCAGCCGCTCCACCCTGACGGAGGGCGACGCCCAGGCCATCCAGCGGGAGATCCCTTCCGTCCAGGCGGCCGCGCCCGCGGTGCGGGGCGGGGCGCAGGTGGTCTTCGGAAACCTCAACTGGTCCACCGCGGTGCACGGGGTGACGCCGGAGTATTTCACGGCGCGCGACTGGGAGATCGTCTCGGGCCGGCCCCTGAGTCCGCAGGACATCGCGGGCTCGGCCAAGGCGGCCGTGCTCGGCCAGACGGTGGTGCAGAACCTCTTCGGCGGGAGCGACCCGCTGGGCCAGATCGTCCGCATCAAGAAGGTGCCCTTCACGGTGGTCGGGGTGCTCGGCCGCAAGGGCCAGACCGGATGGGGGCAGGACCAGGACGACACCATCCTCGTCCCCATCTCGGCCGCGAAGACGAAGGTGCTCGGGGTCAACCCGGCGAACGCGAAGTCCGTCGGGTCCATCTCGGTCAAGGTCAGGGAGGCCGGATTGATGAAGGAGGCCGAGAGCCAGATAAGCGCCCTCCTCCGGCAGCGCCACGGCCTCCAGCGGAGCCAGGAGGACGACTTCACCCTCCGCAACCTCTCGGACGTGCTCCAGGCGCGGGAGGAGTCCTCCCAGGTGATGACTTTCCTCCTGGCGGCCATCGCCTCGGTCTCGCTGCTGGTGGGCGGGATCGGCATCATGAACATCATGCTCGTCTCGGTGACGGAGCGGACGCGGGAGATCGGCCTGCGCATGGCGGTGGGCGCCAAGAGGCGCGACATCCTCTCCCAGTTCCTGGTCGAGGCCCTCGCCCTCTCGCTCGCGGGGGGGCTGATCGGGGTGCTGCTCGGCCTGGGCGGCTCGGGGGCTATCGCCTACTTCGCGGGCTGGCCCGTGCTCATCCTGCCGGACTCGGTCCTCCTCGCCTTCGGCTTCGCGGGAGGGGTGGGCATCTTCTTCGGGTTCTATCCGGCCCGGAAGGCGGCCCGCCTCAACCCCATCGACGCCCTGCGGTACGAGTAGCGCGCAAAGAAAACTTGTTTTCAGCGTTGTTGTCATTCCGAGCCCTGCGCTTGCGCTCAGGGTAAACTCCGCGAGGAATCTGCTTCTTATTTTGAAAAGCGGATTCCTCGGTCGCTTCTCTCCCTCGGAATGACAAGACAACATCCGATCCAATGAAAGGGCTGCTACCAGGCGGGTCCGACAGATGCCCGCTCACATAAAAAAAGCACCGAAGGAAATCTTTTCCCCCGGTGCTTTTTCAGCGGACCGCTGCTGTTACTTCTTCGCCCCGGCCAGCATCTTCTTGCGGTACTGCACCGCCTGGAGCACGTCCTGCCAGACGAGCCGCCCCAGCGGGCCGGAGCTGTAGACGGCGATGTTCACCTTGCCGTCCGGCGAGAGGAGGAAGTTGGTGGTGTGGAGATAGGACCGGGGCCGGTTCGGCGGGTCCGGCTGGTAGAAGGCGCCGGTCGTCTCCGAGACCTTCGCCGGATCGAGGCTGTGCCCGATGGGGAAGTTCACCTCGCTGTGGGCGATGGTCTTGCGGACCTCGTCCTCGGGGTCCGTGGAGCCGGCCACCACCTTGATGCCCTCGGCTGCGAGCTTTTCTCCCGCCCGGGAGAATGCGGCGAGCTGCACCAGTCAGTAGGGTCACCAGTGGCTGCGGTAGAGGAGGACGACCCCCCAGGAGCCGGCCAAGCCGTCCGGGAGGGAGATCTTCCCACCGCCCACCTTCGGGAACTCGAGGTGCGGGAACATGTCCCCCGTGTCGAGGAACTTGGCGTTCGACTTCATTCCGATCTCCCGCGGATTGAGGAAGGGAGCACCC
This genomic window contains:
- a CDS encoding ABC transporter ATP-binding protein, whose amino-acid sequence is MASLVETLHLAKDYLLGDHTIHALRDVSIRFETGEFAAVMGPSGSGKSTFMNLLGCLDAPTAGHYLLDGRDVSGLSADDLASVRNVKLGFVFQSFNLLPRTSALENVALPLIYAGAGRKERLRKAWEKLEAVNLADRAGHHPSQLSGGQQQRVAIARALVNDPVLLLADEPTGNLDSRTSVEIMALFQELNALGLTIVVVTHEPDIAQFAKRVVTFRDGRVLRDEAVAEPRRAAELLAGMPAEEVEA
- a CDS encoding ABC transporter permease, encoding MLGVIIGVGAVIAMVSVGAGAQARVSEQIQSLGSNLIVILSGSRTSGGVRLGAGSRSTLTEGDAQAIQREIPSVQAAAPAVRGGAQVVFGNLNWSTAVHGVTPEYFTARDWEIVSGRPLSPQDIAGSAKAAVLGQTVVQNLFGGSDPLGQIVRIKKVPFTVVGVLGRKGQTGWGQDQDDTILVPISAAKTKVLGVNPANAKSVGSISVKVREAGLMKEAESQISALLRQRHGLQRSQEDDFTLRNLSDVLQAREESSQVMTFLLAAIASVSLLVGGIGIMNIMLVSVTERTREIGLRMAVGAKRRDILSQFLVEALALSLAGGLIGVLLGLGGSGAIAYFAGWPVLILPDSVLLAFGFAGGVGIFFGFYPARKAARLNPIDALRYE